The genomic segment CGCGACGGTGGCACTGGTCACGGCGACCCCGATGAACGAGTACAAACCCATCGTCATCGGCAGCCCGAGGGCTTGCCCGAGCACCTGATCGCGCTGCGAATAGGCGTAGCGGCTGAAGTCGGGAATGTTCAGCGAGAGCGTGGCCCAGAAGCTGACGTTGGCCGTGAGCGCCGGAAAGAAGAAGACCCAAAACTGCCCCGCTTTGGGCTGGCCCGCGGCGAATTGCGATGGCTTTGAGAGCATCGGTCCGAACCCGCCGGCCCGATGATAGGCCCAGGCCAGCAACAGCAGCCCCAGCGCGATCAACAGCGGCGCTTTGATATTCAACAATATGCGGATCGACTCCATGCCGCGCCATACCACGAGGATGTTCAAGAGCCAGAACGCGAGAAAGCAGGCGAGCTGCGGAGCTGTGATATCCAAGTAGGCGATCGGCGGATAGGCATGCAGCCCCGGAAACCAAACGCCCAGCAGCGTATAAAGCGCCATGCCGCCGATCCAGGTCTGAATGCCGAACCAGCCGCAGGCCACTAGGGCCCGCATCAAGGCCGGTATGTTCGCGCCGCGGATGCCGAACGCCGCGCGGCAGTACACCGGAAACGGAATCCCATAGCGCGTGCCGGCATGAGCGTTCAAGATCATTGGCACCAGCACGATGCAGTTGCCCAGAAAGATCGTCATTACGGCTTGTCGCCAATCCATGCCCAGCTCAATCAGCGACGAGGCGAGCATGTAGGTCGGAATGCAGGCCGACATGCTGATCCATAGGACGGCCAGATCGCGCACACCCCACTTGCGCCGCGCCCGCGAAACCGGCGCCATGTCCGGGCTGTAGTATTCAGACGAAGAGACGTCTTGCGTAAGTTCGCAGATGTCGCCGTTGACTGGCGCTACTGGCGGATCGCTGTTGGAAGCGTTCGTCGACATTCGTAGCAATATACCCGCCGACGCTCGCGCGGCCAGTCCGGAAATCGGTGCCGAACGGGGCCGCTTGACGATCTCCCTTACGGACGCGACAAATATGGCGTGTCACGGCTGGACGGGCTCCATGAAGAATCGCCGTTGGCACGGACCGCTTCGGCGAGAAACGAGCAATGGCGCTTCTGGTCAAAAACAGCGACATCGTGACCCCCGCCGCGCGGTTTCGCGGCGATATCTGGTGCGAAGGGGAAACCATCACTCGGATCGGCGCCGATCTGACCGCGCCGCCGGGCGCGGAAGTGATCGACGCCCGGGGCAAGCTCGTGTTTCCCGGCTTCATCGACCCACACGTTCACATCTATCTGCCCTTTATGGGCACCTTCGCCAAGGACACGTACGAATCAGCTAGCCGCGCCGCGCTGGTCGGTGGCACAACGACGCTGATCGAGATGGTCTGCCCGGCGCGCAACGACGATCCCTGGGAAGCCTACGAGTTGTGGAAATCGCGGGCGGCCGGGCGCTCGGCTTGCGACTATGCGTTTCACATGGGAGTGACGCGCTGGGACGACAAGACCGCGGAGGTGCTCGGCCGCGTCGTTGGCGACGGCACTGCCTCGTTCAAGGTTTTCTTGGCATACCAGGGCGCGTTCGGCATCGACGATGGCGAGCTGTTTCGCACGTTGGAGCTGGCACGCCGGTTGGGCGTAATCGTAACCGCGCACTGCGAAAATGCGGAGCTGGTGGCGCAGTTGCAGCGGCGCTTGCTGGCCGAGGGCAAGACCGGCCCCGAGTGGCACGAGCCATCGCGTCCCGCCAGGGTTGAAGCCGAAGGCGTACACCATCTAGCGACGTTCGCCGAGCTGACCGGCGCGCACGTCTACGTGGTTCACACCTCGTGCGAAGACGCACTCTTCGCGGCACGTCGCGCGCGAGAGCGAGGCGTCGCCCTGTGGGTGGAAACCGTAATTCCGTACCTCGTGCTCGACAGCACCTATGCCGAGCGCCCGGAGTTCGAAGGGGCCAAGTACGTCATGTCGCCGCCGCTGCGCGACATCCGGCACCAGCGTGTCCTGTGGAATGCTCTGGCCGCCGGCGAGATCGACACAGTTTCCACGGACCACGCCCCCTTCGACTTCCATATACAGAAGGAGATGGGCCGAGGCGACTTCACCAGAATCCCCAACGGCATCCCCAGCGTCCAGGACCGCGTACACCTCCTCTATACGCATGGCGTGGCGACGGGAAAGATTGACCTTCATCGCTTTGCCGACGTGGCCTCGACACAGGCCGCGAAGCTGTTCGGGCTGTTCCCACGCAAGGGCACGATTCAGCCGGGCGCCGATGCCGATCTGGTCATCTTCGATCCGGAACATCGCGGCACCATCTCGGCCGCCACGCAACTGATGAACGTTGACTACAGCGCTTTTGAGGGCTGGCCCATCCAGGGTCGGGTCGAGACGGTCACCGTCCGCGGGCGCGTGCAAGTCCGCGACGGTGTGTTTGTCGGCGCCGGCGGCGACGGACAGATACTGCGACGCGACCCGACTCACGGCGGGTGAACCGGCGTGAAGTCGAAGAAGCCCGGTTCAGCCCCGCGACAGTGCGTCGGTCTGGCGAACGAAGTCGTCGGCTTGCCACTCGTGGTCTGCGCGGATCGGCAGGCCGTCGCTCTTGGCTGTGGCCGCGGCATGAGACGCTTTGCGAGCTTCCGTCTGACGATGCACCAGATCGTAGTGGGTGGTGAAGTATTGCAAGCTGTGTCCGCGAAAATCTGCCAGCGTGCGGAACTGATGGGCGTCCATGAACTCGGCCAGTTCGTCGAGCATCTGCCGGACGCAGCGATAGCCGACTTTCATCACATGCGTGCAGACCTGCACAGTATCGCAGCCCAACAAGATGAACTGCGCGGCGTCGCGCCCCGACTCGATCCCGCCGATCCCCGATAATGTCCGGCCGGGAAATTCGTCGCGGATCAAGCGGGCGACTTCCATGCACATCCGCAGCGCGATGGGCATCACAGCCTTGCAGGAATAACCACCGAGCGTGGTATAGCCCTCGACCGTCGGCTCGGGCCGCAACGTGTCGAGGTTGACGCCGATCACGCTGCGGATCGTGTTGATCGCGCTGATGCCTTGGCAGCCGGCCGCGAGCGCGGCCCGCGAGGGATCCTCGATGTGCGTTACATTGGGCGTCATCTTGGCCCAGACCGGCACCTTGGCCGCGCTCATCACCCAACCGCAGACCTCCTTTAGAATCTCGGGGTTTTCCCCCATCGCCGAACCCATGCGCCGCTCGGGCAGTCCATGTGGGCAGGAGAAGTTGCACTCGAATGCGTCGACGCCCGCCTGCTGGCAGCGCTCAATGATCTCGATCCAGGCGTCCTTGCGGTATTCCTCCATGATGGAGGCGATCAGCACGCGGTCGGGATACTTGTCCTTGACTCTCTTAAACTCATCGAGCCAGACTCCGAAATCGCGATCGCTGATCAGCTCGATGTTTTCCCAGCCGATGATTTCCTTCGACGCCTCCGTGCGCAATCGCGCGTAGCGCGGCTGAACGTTGACCACTTTCGATGCGTCCAGGCTGATGGTCTTGCAAATCACCGCGCCCCAGCCCTCGTCGAAAGCCTTGCCGATCACGTTGGCATTCGTGCCCGGCGGCCCGGAACCGATGACAAGCGGATTCGGAAGCTTTAGTCCATCGACGTTGACGCTGAGGTCGGGCATGGCGCATTCTTGGGGGCAGCGAGAGCGGCGACAAGGGACTCGGCGTCGCCGTGGATCGCCCTAGATAAGTATATCCGCAAGCACTTGTCATGTCTGGGACATACCGATTACGCTGATTTCGGCCGACCTACGCGGCCGTGGACGTATGAACGCCTAACAAATCCGGCGGGGACTGTCCCCCTTTTGCGCGGGCACCATCGCCGCGATGGTCGGCGGAGCAAAACGGCGACTGTCCCCTTCTCCCCGCCGGATTTGTTAGGCGCTCTACGGGCCGCCGTGCCGCCGATGGATTGTTCGCTCATGGGAGGAGTCGTGATGGACCCGTTTCTGCAGGCCGCAATCGACGAAGCTCGGCGCGGACTGTCCGAAGGTGGAATTCCCATCGGATCGGTGCTCGTGATCGACAATCGGATCGTGGGCCGAGGCCACAACCGACGAGTCCAGCGGGGCAGCGCCATCCTGCACGCCGAAATGGATTGCCTGGAAAACTGCGGCCGCCTGTCGTCCAAGGATTATCGCCGCGCCGTCCTCTACTCCACTTTGTCCCCCTGCGATATGTGCAGCGGCACGGCGTTGCTCTATCGCATCCCGAGGATCGTGATCGGCGAGAACCAAACCTTTCAAGGCCCGGAATCGTACCTCCGCACGCGCGGCGTTAAGCTAGAAATCGTGAACGATGCCGAGTGCATCCAACTGATGCGCGAGTTCATCGCCGCCCATCCTGAACTTTGGAACGAAGACATCGGCGAGTAGAGCCGGTGCTCTAAAACATGGACGAAGGTCAATGGGACGCGGTCGTGATCGGCGCGGGGGCAGCCGGGCTTGTGGCCGCGTTTTGCGCCGCCGAGCGCGGCAAGCGAACGCTACTTCTGGAAAAGAACAAACAGGCCGGCATCAAGATCCTGATGTCCGGCGGCACCCGCTGCAACATCACGCAGGCCACGGACAATCGGGGCATCGTCGCGGCCTATGGCCCGCCGGGCAAATTTCTCCATTCGGCACTGGCCGCGCTGAGCGTGCAATCGACCATCGCGATGTTCGAGGCGGAAGGGGTGCTGACCAAAGTCGAGAAAACCGGAAAGGTCTTTCCCGTCAGCAACAAAGCCAGTCACGTGCTGGCCGGGCTCTTGGCGCGGTTCCAGCGCAGCGGGGCCACTCTGGCATTGGCAGAACCCGTTCTGGAGCTGGAGCGGGAAGCCGAGGCATTTCGGCTGCTCACGCCGCGGCGGCCGTTGCAAGCGGCACGCGTGATTCTCACGACGGGCGGACAATCGTATCCGGGCGCGGGAACCACGGGCGACGGCTTTCGCTTCGCAGCGCAGTTTGGGCACACGATTGTTCCGCCGCGTCCGGCCCTTGTCCCGCTGACCACCACCGCGCCTTGGGTCCTCGACCTGCGGGGGGTGACGTTGCCCGACGTCACCTTGCGGATCATGGACGATGGTCGCCGTTTGGCTTGCCGGCGCAGCTCGCTCTTATTCGCGCACTTCGGCCTGACCGGCCCCGCCGCTCTCGACGTGAGCCGAGTCGTATCCGGTCATCCCAGGCCGGCGACGCTCGCCGCGGATGTCGACCTCGTGCCCGACAAGAGCGAATCGCAATTGGTCGAATGGTTGCGACTCGAATCCCTAAGTTCCGGTAAAAAGCAACTGGCGGTCGTCGTCGGCCAGCTCATTCCCCGACGACTCGCGGAAATCGTGTTGCAATTGGCCGCGGTGGCACCCGACCGAAAGGCGGCCGAGCTGAGCAAAGAGGAGCGCAATCGCCTGGTCCGATGGCTCAAGCACTTGACGGTGCCGCTGACGGGGACGCTCGGGTTCAAGAAGGCGGAAGTCACGGCGGGGGGCGTTTCGCTCGATGAAGTCGATTCGCGCACAATGCAGAGCAAGATCGTGCCCCGCCTATTCTTTGCCGGCGAGGTCCTCGACCTCGATGGCCCGATTGGCGGCTACAACTTTCAGTCCGCCTGGAGCACCGGTTGGTTGGCCGGCAGCAGCGTGTAAGGGACTCGTGCACGGTGCGTCTGCGCAAAGCCTTGACGCACCCTACGGCGCTACGGCTGCGGTTTCGCGAAGAAACGATGAACGCCGAAAGTCGTAAGGTGTGTCAAGTCCGCGCGGACGCACCGGCTCAGGTGAAACTCGCGCTACACGTCGCGGCCCAAATCAAGATCTCTGCAGGCCGGAAAAAATTTCTGAAGCGCGGCGGGCAAAGGGGAGTAGAAACTCAAGCGCTCGCCGGTGAGCGGATGGGCAAACGCCAACTTACTCGCGTGCAGCGCCAGCCGCCCACTCGAATTCGATTTCGCACCGTATCGCCGGTCGCCGGCGACCGGACAGCCGAGGTCCGCCAGGTGGACCCGGATTTGATGTTTGCGGCCCGTTTCCAAGCGGACCTCCAAGAGCGACAGATCGCCGCGCGTTTGCAGCAGGCGGTAATGCGTAATCGCCTTTCGACCGCCGGGCGTCAGATGGTCGTTGCTGAAAACTTGCAGGGCCTTGGTCTCGGTCAGATAGCTGGCGATCGTTCCGCGCTCGCGCTGGGGGCGTCCATTCACGATCGCCTGGTAGGTTTTTTCCACCTCCGTCCAATTGGCCTGCAACAGACTTTGCGCCCGCTCGGTTTTGACGAACAGCACCAAGCCCGACGTCTCTCGATCGAGTCGATGCACGACGATGGCGCGATCGGGTTCGGCCGCGTGTCGGCCAAGCAAGAATTCGTTCAACCGAAAGAAGAGCGTGTCGGTCCCGCTGTCGCCCGTCGCCACGGTCAACAGCCCGGCAGGCTTTTCGACCACGATCAACGCGGCATCTTCATGAACCACGTGAATCCGGGCAAATTCCAAGCGGCCGGCGGCGGCGGCAGTTCGAGCGTCGCTCACCAGCACCTCGTCGCCGATTGCCAGCGGATGGTCAAACTGCCGGACCGTCGAACCGTTGACCGCGACTGCGCCGAATTTGAGGAGATTCTTGACCGCGCGACGATTCAGCCCCAGCGCGCCCAGCAGGTACGCGATCAGCGGCTCGCCATGACTAACGGTCGCCCTCCGAAGAATGGTCAATGCGAACTCAGCTTTCAACTAGGAAACTTCTCACAATTTTAGCGCCCGGATTATCGCACTGAGGACGAAAGCGATCCCCGCCAGCGCGAGCGGCAAAATCACCCAATAAAAAGCCACCCATCGCAAGGCGTGAAGGAACCGCGCGATTGCGAAGCCGCTCGATGGATTCTCGGGCTGGCATTGCGGCGGTTCGTAAGGGTTCTCGTCCATATCCGCCATTCTACCCGACTCCGCATGAAAAAGCCGGCCGCCGAGACCTACGGATTAAAAGTCCGTTGCACTTGGGTGCAGCCCGGCATGTCGTCCAAACGGGCGCTAGCCGGGCGCAGGGGGCCGCTCCTATCAACACAGTCCTTATAATGGCACGTCGGGCAAGGTCCTTGTTTTGCCGGCTCGGGGTAGGGAGAATGGCGGACGTCCTTGAAGCGATTCGTGTGGGGCTACTCACGAAATCGAAGTACCGGATCCCTCAAAACCACCAAGAAGTGAAACCAAGATGAGCACAATCAAAAAGTCTGCCGCGTCACGCCGTCAGTTTCTGAAGAATAGCGGGAGAGTGGCCGCGGCTACGGCCCTGGCCGGTATGGTCGTCCCGCGCGTCCATGCCGCGGAGGACAACACGATTCGCCTGGTGCTGGTCGGATGCGGTGGCCGCGGCACCGGCGCCGCCGCCGACGCCTTGTCGGTCAAGAACGGTCCCATCAAGCTGGTGGCTATGGCTGATGTCTTCAAGGATCGGCTCGACGGCAGCTACGCGTCCACCAAGAAACGGTTCGGGGATCGGGTGGACGTGCCCGAAGATCGTCAGTTCATCGGATTCGACGCCTACCAGAAGGCGATGGACGTTCTGAAGCCCGGTGACGTCGCGATCTTCGCCACGCCGCCGGCGTTCCGGTGGGTGCATTTCACCTACGCCATTGAGAAGGGGCTGAATGTCTTCATGGAAAAGCCGGTGACTGTGGATGGTCCGACGTCGCGCAAAATGTTCAAACTCGCCGAGGAAGCGACCGCGAAGAACCTCAAGGTGGGCGTGGGATTGATGTCGCGACACAGCCGCGCGATGCAACAACTTGCCGACCGCATCCATGGCGGCGAAATCGGTGACCTCATCCTCATGCGTGGCTACCGGATGCACGGGCCCGTTGGATCGATGCGGTCGTTGCCGAAGCCGGCCGGCGTCTCCGAGGTGGAATATCAAGTGCGGAAGTTCCACAGCTTCCTGTGGGCGAGTGGAGGATGTTTCAGCGACTTCTACATTCACATCATCGACCATTCCTGTTGGATGAAAAACGCCTGGCCGGTGCAGGCTCAGGCGATCGGCGGGCGGCATTACCGCGGCGACTACATCGACCAGAATTTCGATACGTACGGCGTCGAATACACGTTTCCCGACGAAACGAAGTTCACCATGGACGGGCGCTGCATCGACGGCTGTTCCGAAATCTACCACAGCTTCGCGCACGGGACCAAAGGCACCGCGGAGATTTCACACAGTGGCGATTGCGGGGCGCCTTCAGC from the Pirellulales bacterium genome contains:
- a CDS encoding RluA family pseudouridine synthase encodes the protein MTILRRATVSHGEPLIAYLLGALGLNRRAVKNLLKFGAVAVNGSTVRQFDHPLAIGDEVLVSDARTAAAAGRLEFARIHVVHEDAALIVVEKPAGLLTVATGDSGTDTLFFRLNEFLLGRHAAEPDRAIVVHRLDRETSGLVLFVKTERAQSLLQANWTEVEKTYQAIVNGRPQRERGTIASYLTETKALQVFSNDHLTPGGRKAITHYRLLQTRGDLSLLEVRLETGRKHQIRVHLADLGCPVAGDRRYGAKSNSSGRLALHASKLAFAHPLTGERLSFYSPLPAALQKFFPACRDLDLGRDV
- a CDS encoding NAD(P)/FAD-dependent oxidoreductase; amino-acid sequence: MDEGQWDAVVIGAGAAGLVAAFCAAERGKRTLLLEKNKQAGIKILMSGGTRCNITQATDNRGIVAAYGPPGKFLHSALAALSVQSTIAMFEAEGVLTKVEKTGKVFPVSNKASHVLAGLLARFQRSGATLALAEPVLELEREAEAFRLLTPRRPLQAARVILTTGGQSYPGAGTTGDGFRFAAQFGHTIVPPRPALVPLTTTAPWVLDLRGVTLPDVTLRIMDDGRRLACRRSSLLFAHFGLTGPAALDVSRVVSGHPRPATLAADVDLVPDKSESQLVEWLRLESLSSGKKQLAVVVGQLIPRRLAEIVLQLAAVAPDRKAAELSKEERNRLVRWLKHLTVPLTGTLGFKKAEVTAGGVSLDEVDSRTMQSKIVPRLFFAGEVLDLDGPIGGYNFQSAWSTGWLAGSSV
- a CDS encoding NCS1 family nucleobase:cation symporter-1, whose amino-acid sequence is MSTNASNSDPPVAPVNGDICELTQDVSSSEYYSPDMAPVSRARRKWGVRDLAVLWISMSACIPTYMLASSLIELGMDWRQAVMTIFLGNCIVLVPMILNAHAGTRYGIPFPVYCRAAFGIRGANIPALMRALVACGWFGIQTWIGGMALYTLLGVWFPGLHAYPPIAYLDITAPQLACFLAFWLLNILVVWRGMESIRILLNIKAPLLIALGLLLLAWAYHRAGGFGPMLSKPSQFAAGQPKAGQFWVFFFPALTANVSFWATLSLNIPDFSRYAYSQRDQVLGQALGLPMTMGLYSFIGVAVTSATVAIYGKPIWDPVQLLTRFDSPLTLIIAMISLGLATLATNIAANVVGPANDFAHLRPKLITFRIGGLITGLIGILIQPWRLLANASVYIDRWLIGYSLLLGACGGVLIADYYVIRRMRLDLPGLYRRQGPYWYRNGWNPCAMLALAAGIAPCLPGFANTAGLADVGSIWSRLYDYAWFVSFGVAFVSYFALMKLSRSAARS
- the preA gene encoding NAD-dependent dihydropyrimidine dehydrogenase subunit PreA, producing the protein MPDLSVNVDGLKLPNPLVIGSGPPGTNANVIGKAFDEGWGAVICKTISLDASKVVNVQPRYARLRTEASKEIIGWENIELISDRDFGVWLDEFKRVKDKYPDRVLIASIMEEYRKDAWIEIIERCQQAGVDAFECNFSCPHGLPERRMGSAMGENPEILKEVCGWVMSAAKVPVWAKMTPNVTHIEDPSRAALAAGCQGISAINTIRSVIGVNLDTLRPEPTVEGYTTLGGYSCKAVMPIALRMCMEVARLIRDEFPGRTLSGIGGIESGRDAAQFILLGCDTVQVCTHVMKVGYRCVRQMLDELAEFMDAHQFRTLADFRGHSLQYFTTHYDLVHRQTEARKASHAAATAKSDGLPIRADHEWQADDFVRQTDALSRG
- a CDS encoding nucleoside deaminase encodes the protein MDPFLQAAIDEARRGLSEGGIPIGSVLVIDNRIVGRGHNRRVQRGSAILHAEMDCLENCGRLSSKDYRRAVLYSTLSPCDMCSGTALLYRIPRIVIGENQTFQGPESYLRTRGVKLEIVNDAECIQLMREFIAAHPELWNEDIGE
- the hydA gene encoding dihydropyrimidinase gives rise to the protein MALLVKNSDIVTPAARFRGDIWCEGETITRIGADLTAPPGAEVIDARGKLVFPGFIDPHVHIYLPFMGTFAKDTYESASRAALVGGTTTLIEMVCPARNDDPWEAYELWKSRAAGRSACDYAFHMGVTRWDDKTAEVLGRVVGDGTASFKVFLAYQGAFGIDDGELFRTLELARRLGVIVTAHCENAELVAQLQRRLLAEGKTGPEWHEPSRPARVEAEGVHHLATFAELTGAHVYVVHTSCEDALFAARRARERGVALWVETVIPYLVLDSTYAERPEFEGAKYVMSPPLRDIRHQRVLWNALAAGEIDTVSTDHAPFDFHIQKEMGRGDFTRIPNGIPSVQDRVHLLYTHGVATGKIDLHRFADVASTQAAKLFGLFPRKGTIQPGADADLVIFDPEHRGTISAATQLMNVDYSAFEGWPIQGRVETVTVRGRVQVRDGVFVGAGGDGQILRRDPTHGG
- a CDS encoding gfo/Idh/MocA family oxidoreductase; amino-acid sequence: MSVKNGPIKLVAMADVFKDRLDGSYASTKKRFGDRVDVPEDRQFIGFDAYQKAMDVLKPGDVAIFATPPAFRWVHFTYAIEKGLNVFMEKPVTVDGPTSRKMFKLAEEATAKNLKVGVGLMSRHSRAMQQLADRIHGGEIGDLILMRGYRMHGPVGSMRSLPKPAGVSEVEYQVRKFHSFLWASGGCFSDFYIHIIDHSCWMKNAWPVQAQAIGGRHYRGDYIDQNFDTYGVEYTFPDETKFTMDGRCIDGCSEIYHSFAHGTKGTAEISHSGDCGAPSATFKGLGSLRADMLWESKLGPDEGNPYQNEWNDLVDAIRNNKPYNEVKRGVETSLVTSMGRMAAHTGRIVTYDQILNSKHEFAPSVDKLTMNGAAPLVADAKGKYPVPQPGIVTQQEY